The genomic window TTATCGTTGTGACTTAGATGGTATTAACTGTGAATATTTCCAAACGTGGAAATTAACAGATATCTGTCCTAAATTAAAGGACCCAAATCAATTATGGTCCAGATGGTACAGTTCATTTGATCCACCAATGCAATATCCAGTAAATAAAGTAGGACagtagtattatattcaatagccattttttattgactttaattaacagaaatattatattgttatatccataatgataaaatatatgtatattaattttattagtttttgtttatgtttaatgaaaatatttatatacttgaagttataaaaaacataggtttaaataatttatattacattattaactataaatactacTTAGGCACAATGTGCaccatttaaaattctaaaacatgCACCTTAAACTTTAaccatataaaatgaataatatttacatttgtaatatACTGCTAgtgtttcaataaataaagtttgataataatttttttttaaatttaggtacattataaagttaaaaatgcaaCTGTTGATATTGGTGCGTTACTTTTGTGGTATCCTCAAGCAACTGATTACCAATGGAAAGtacttcaaaatgtttatgctGACGATATATTTGTTGGTAGTTACACGGTTGAAGCATCAATTTTTggttacagaaaaaaaatcaagtcaatttttaaaccataaattttatttattctcataagattttttttttaggtacctaaatacaaacacattaataattgtactatttatttaattctgttaatacatatatatatatatatatatatttatttaagtatttgttttatgttaactTAATAGTCAAAAACattcatgaaatatttagattttagatacATGATAAATCCTTTTATTtccaaacattatatttttctatacattgAGCTAATAttcgaataattataaatttatttgataaaacattagcattttttataaacaatgattATACTTTTGTAGAGATAAAGACGAACCTTATggtaattttaagaaaatgatataacttatatcTAATTGCAATTCCCTAAAAGAACGTCACAACTGCATGTATTGTCTCCATTTACAAGTGCGTAACATGGCAAATTTACGTTCAGCAGATCATGTTTAAGGTTTAACTACGTTAGCATAAAAATCAGTGTGAAACAACCTTTTATGCAACTTgatgataaaaacataatcTGTGTAGTATATTtggttataactattattcagTTTATGAGTTctgtgcatttttaatttactacttATCATCAAGATTCATAGGTAATAGATAAATACAGTCTAATTTGTAAGCTTACGGAGTTAAACATGATGTTCCTATGTtggtttttaactataatttaaatttttatcaagctgtataatatataataatatatatcgtataaatagtataacgtcaattaaaaatacttataattcacCTAAAAACTGAATAATTCTTCATAACCAGTtcattcttttataaaatattaaaattatgtaaaatttatttatttatagacatttaaactacaaatttaaagaaattcgatattatatataaaaaacaatattaataaaattaaaaattaaatatttaaagaaaactatttaaatgtaatgctTTATAAGACAAAATgcacgtaaaaataaatggttcaaatgtattttactaatagTTATCAACTATAGCAAATGTAATCAAATGTATCACATACAAACCAATAATTTGTTCCTAGgatacatacaattaaaatttttgaaaatgataaaattaaaatactgttgtttattactaattcaaattattagaataataataatagtattattatcaacattttattcatcGCATTTCAATTTAAAGAATATCTTGTTTCACAAGTATGTTGATAATTGTTGCAGAATGTGTTTAAACCCGAATTAACAGGAAATTGGTACAATTTATATGAAGATGTTTGGCAATtaccgaaaaataataatagctatctttttttttttttaataccattttCTATTGTCCCACGCTAACcagtttaaatagttaatattctattaaagtatattataatatattttgtttttaactatttcaaaattatttgtaccgtcataaaatatatacagtattaatttgtaaaactatAAGCAGATACATAGCAAAGCCAGGTTAGGTTAGTCcgactgtattttttttttatcaatagaaTAGGTATAAGGTACACCtagtttactataatttttttttttattgaagcaTAAGCAACTAAAATATTGTCGTAAGtagaatatattgaaatattaaaataatataattcaaaatctagtgattcgtttttttacactttatttaaaataacgccTAAaacgcaaaaataataaataataattaaaactgttaaatCAATTGTAGTGTTAAGTTGATTTACTTTTCAGAGTATTGGTTTCGTGTcagttttatatacttatatcaattgattttttttttatttaaataatcatcaaaaattgttgctgtatgtatttttttattttcatagttttttgttttgtttattttattcctgTCTAGTTCTCTAACTATGATATAAGAATcagtttctatttttaaatttaatgaaatgcattttacatttagtttttatcaaaacaaataatttacaaaatattaacctGTGGaatcaataaatgaaaatattcagtAGAGTTGACTCGTGACACAATCGATAGATTTCttacaggaaaaaaaataacttcggAACAATCGATGTACACCCATTCTAGTCTATCTCTATTTTCGAAGtcattaactaattattgtttaaatgtatcaCTTTTGCAATCACTGAATGGTTCGATCGTAACCGCTATATacagatttattttcatttcgttTAGACTTTGTTCCTTTTGAATTGCTTCAATAAATGTCCATGTTGTTGGATGACGTAAACTCAATGACTTATTAAAAAGCCTCTATGGCACTCTTCAACAGAATTATTTGTTCTAGGTACATCAGATATAGAGTTCAAAGGTGAAATATGAAATCTGGGGTTCCTCCTTCTACTTTTGATCCATGTAACcacaaaatagaaaataagtgGTTCTAAAACGtctacatacatatacatacatacatacattcaCATTATGTCATAAATAgccaataaatataactaactaaaataattttttattattcactatttatgtttttactattagaaaacaaaaatattcgtAATCATTTTACCtaactattaaacaaattatattttaatggtaagTTTTATTAgagatatttataagttacttcaattttaaagatttgaATAATAGTATGAATTCGAATTTAAATCTACAAATGAAACCTTTAGTCCACAGCTTATgcttatactaaattttataataatttttagttcaatCTAATGTTAACATACACTATacggtttaaaaaataatttttaacgctaacataaacattcaatgaaaatttaaagtatttagatACCgtgattcgtttttgagttacaaacgtataaaaaaatctattttgtcgaaaacttGTTTAACgtaaaaattcaagtttttCCGTcactgttttttttgtttttctcaattttattgtaaactgTCGgaaattcttacttttgacctctataacgCATCAACCGATGGCATTTCATCATCAGAAGCCACTGTAGTagatttgaaattgaagcattatttcgaaaagTTATGTTGtacacatacaaaaaaaaaaacacatcattgtaataatatcaatacattcataacctcgttcagaatctaatactgttgtttatgttgtttattactattattactaattcaaattattataataatagtattattatcaaaatttgtattcattgcatttcaatttaaagaatattttgtttcgcTTGTATGTGGATAATTACTGCAGATTGTGTTTAAACCCAAATATACAGGAAATTGgtacaatataacaatgtttggcaattatcgaaaaataataaaagttattttttttttttataataacatattttattttcccacacttatcaatttaaatagttaatattttattcaagtatattataaaatgtatattaaactattttaaaatcatttacacTGTCATAAAATACTATGgacagtattattttgtaaaactataaGCAAATCTATAGCAGTCAGAAAATAATGTCGACGTATTTAAAGAtcgcaatttattttatcctttTTGGAGAACTTGTCATAAATGTTATGTCtgtaagtacattttattttttattacgtatacttagtattttttaaaatatatagtaaattatatttgctacataaagaaaaaaacaaattttgagatgatataattaactaatcaTTTTGActgattattacaaattattttataatagtaaatatattttattaaagttagttcaattttaaagatttgaATAATAGTGTTAATTATCAGGTAAATCTACAAATGATTCTTTTGGTCCACAGCTTATGCGTATactgaattgtattataatttttagttcaatCCAATGTTTACATACActatacgatttaaaaaaatctattcaaaACCTAACATAACTATTCATCATTATTCGATCGATCAATACAAAGATGCACAGtttataaatggaaaaatttCAATCAATTCGAAAGAATTGATCaataatgtaagtaaaaatatgtaatgaatCAAAAATAGCATGGCCGTTGCTATTTATGAGACTttaccttataataatatattaacctaGATGTTGTGGTCAAGAACTTtcaacgaataataatttatgaagcTGGGAGTAGCTACTATCCTaactttacttttattataagtttaagcctatatattattaccgatTAATCGGGATTGTgagtatagatttataaacGTAGGATGCAATTATTTGTGATGTACCTGAGTCTGTGtgtctttattaatttatcgctGACGATGATTTTACTATTGTGAATaagtgtaattataatttcttacgTGAATGGTGTTGCTTAACTTGAGTGATGATGGATATTGAAGCAAGAGTTATGATGGAGTtaatctttttgaaataatgtaaatacaatttcgtttgaataaaaatcactttaataattcacaacaagagttaaagatttaaaatgaatgagttaaataaataggCGCTTTTGAATATAGCGGATAAAGACGGTACATATGAAAAACTGTATGAGGCAGTATTGCATGATATGAGCAGACTATGCTGCTGAGATCCGACTCAGCTGATGGAAGCAGACTGATGAAAGCAGACTAATCTGTGTATCAAAAAAAGGGTTCTACTTATAGTATTGCTCTTTGAAATCTTGTTGTTCCAtactaaaattgttgtttatttgtattagtaCATAAGCATATGTTATTGTAAGATATtgctttgtaatttaattttataataagtataattataatataatgggtaCAGATTATTTATTGTGGTTTTCTGGTAataacatgtttaaaattattttaatgatatcgaATCATTAAGCTGTGTAGGCGTAATGATGTAGATGTCATTACAAATAAACCATtgcataaattaaactatattatatattttaataataattaattatatattttgtattattttctgattttgttaaattgtattcgttctaaacattttaagtaataacaaaaattatttaaaaatacagctaataatattattatagtcggctaattaaaattaaataattttattttgatttaaaggtGATTGGAGTATTTTATCGTTGTGATTCAGATGGTATTAACTGTGAATACTTTCAAACTTGGAAAATAACAGATATCTGCCCTAAATTAAAGGACCCAAATCAACTATGGTCCAGATGGTACAATTCATTTGATCCACCAATACGTTGTCCAATAAATAAAGTAggacagtaatattatattcaatagccattttttattgactttaattaacaaaatattttattgttatatccataatgattaaatatatgcacctatattaattttattaatttttgtttatgtttagtgaaaatatttataaaaacataggttaaaattatttatattatattattataaatacattttacttatgtgcactatttaaaattctaaaacacgcaccttataatattttaaccaaataaaatgaataatattattatttcttacctACTGCTAGAGTGTTCTAAAtcataaagtttaatatttattactttttaaatttaggtaaactatgaacttaaaaatacaacttttGATATTGGTCCGATGCTTGTGTGGTATTCTCAAGCAACTGATTACCAATGGAAAATACTTCAAGACCTTTATGCTGACGATATATATGTTGGTAGTTACACGGTTGAAGCATCAATTTTTGGTTACAGAAAAAAACTCAAGTCAATTTTCAaaccataaattttatttattctcataagctttttttttaggtacctaaatacaaACACATTAattgtactatttatttaatactgataatacatatatatatatttatttaagtatttgttgTATGTTAACTCAATAGTCAAAAACattcatgaaatatttagattttagatacATGATAAATCCTTTTATTtccaaacattatatttttctatacatttaactaatattctaataattataaatttatttgataaaacattagcactttttataaacaatgattATACTTTTGTAGAGATGAAGACGAACCTTATggtaattttaagaaaatggtataacttatatttagtTGCAATTCCCTAAAAGAACGTCACAACTGCATGTATTGTCTCCGTTTTACAAGTGCGTAACATGGCAAATATACGGTCAGCAGATCATGTTTTAGGTTTAACTACGTTAGCTTAAAAATCAGTGTGAAACAACCTTTTATGCAACTTgatgataaaaacataatcTGTGTAGTATATTtggttataactattattcagTTTATGAGTActgtgcatttttaatttactacttATCATCAAGAttcataggtaggtaatagatAAATACAGTCTAATTTGTAAGCTTACGGAGTTAAACATGATGTTCCTATGTtggtttttaactataatttaaatttttagcaagctgtataatatataataatatatatcgtataaatagtataacgtaaattaaaaatacttataattcacCTACAAACTGAATAATTCTTCATAACTAGTtcattctataataaaatattaaaattatgtaaaatttatttatttatagacatttaaacaacaaatttaaagaaattcgatattatatataaaaaacaatattaataaaattaaaaattaaatatttaaagaaaactatttaaatgtaatgctTCATAAGACAAAATgcacgtaaaaataaatgattctaatgtattttactaatagTTATCAAGTATAGTAAATGCAATCAAATTGATCACATATGAACCAATAATTTGTTCCTATGatacatatacaattaaaatttttgaaaataataaaataaaaatactgttgtttattactaattcaaataataataa from Aphis gossypii isolate Hap1 chromosome 1, ASM2018417v2, whole genome shotgun sequence includes these protein-coding regions:
- the LOC114129826 gene encoding uncharacterized protein LOC114129826 isoform X1, with product MATFSNKAFYFIFIGVHVINVMSFNPMLTYTVRFKKFEVKPNFTVDYYSIDRYKDAQYMNGQISIYTKQLINKVIATFYRCDLDGINCEYFQTWKLTDICPKLKDPNQLWSRWYSSFDPPMQYPVNKVHYKVKNATVDIGALLLWYPQATDYQWKVLQNVYADDIFVGSYTVEASIFGYRKKIKSIFKP
- the LOC114129826 gene encoding uncharacterized protein LOC114129826 isoform X2 produces the protein MLTYTVRFKKFEVKPNFTVDYYSIDRYKDAQYMNGQISIYTKQLINKVIATFYRCDLDGINCEYFQTWKLTDICPKLKDPNQLWSRWYSSFDPPMQYPVNKVHYKVKNATVDIGALLLWYPQATDYQWKVLQNVYADDIFVGSYTVEASIFGYRKKIKSIFKP
- the LOC126555884 gene encoding uncharacterized protein LOC126555884 isoform X1, which gives rise to MSTYLKIAIYFILFGELVINVMSFNPMFTYTIRFKKIYSKPNITIHHYSIDQYKDAQFINGKISINSKELINNVIGVFYRCDSDGINCEYFQTWKITDICPKLKDPNQLWSRWYNSFDPPIRCPINKVNYELKNTTFDIGPMLVWYSQATDYQWKILQDLYADDIYVGSYTVEASIFGYRKKLKSIFKP